CTCAGCAGTGTCAGCAGAAATCAACACAGCAACTGAGGAACTGTTTATGATCAAAATCCATCAACTGCACATGACATTTCTAATATACAGTTTCAATCCACtgttaaatacatttattttctctccttagGTGGCCATAGATGAATTGGCAGAATTGCTTATAAGGTTCTCAGTTTTAGCATAGGTTTATCCTTGTAGATAGCACCCTAAGGGGCAAAAATACATCCTTGTGAAAACATACCAATAAAAACCAGTTTAGACTAGAAAAACAGCATGTAGCTCAGAGCTCAGGCTTTTATAAAGCTGAGCTGATGTTGAGTGGACAGAACAAGAGTCTATTTCTGGTTGCATACACTTCCAGGCCAAGTTATTTGCAGAAATGTTCTTGGTTTCCAGAAGGGAGAAGTTACTGCATATATTCCTGTCAAGATTTCTTAAACAAACAGGAAGACTGCTGTTTTATATAGATAGCAGAGACAGAAGTCATGGAGACATTTTATCAGTAGCTGCTTCTTGACTGTTTGGTTTGTCTGGGGTTTTAAACCACATTGTTCCAAGTGGATTCTCCCTAGCACCTTAAAGCTTAATTAGATCAAATTTTCAAGTTGTCTACCCAAGAGAGCTTTTTGTGtccatattttgcattttggtCACAGGGCCATGCCAAATTTAACATCTTTCATCCAATTAATTCACTAACATTTGAATCCTTTGTTTTACCTGAACTGAATGTTCAGGATCGGAGCTTCCATGAAGTCTGACACACATTCGATGTTCACAACCTGCTGAACCTGTGCACCTCCATCCACTGTGGGGTCAACAGGTTTTGTCTGAAGATTCAGGCGTAGAAAAGTTGTTAAGGAAACAGATCAATGAACTGataatataaaaaatgcaaatcttcCAAGAAACTCTATGAGAAATTAACATCATGTTTCCACCTATTCTCTGTGTGCTACTAAACATTTAAAGCTCAGGTTTTTTTGTACAGGAAAAgagtttgtggggtttttcatACTGACACATATACAAGCAATAACTCTGAAAATTCTCAGTTAATTGGATATTCTTAAAGAAAGATGCCCTTAAAAAGGTGTGAAGGCACAGAGACTTCACAATAAAAGCCACAGCACTATGTTGAACATGGCAGAGATGCCTTGAGTCAAACAAGCCTGATTACTTAATCTCCCAGAAATCCTAAATTTGCAACACCAAGCATGAGGGACCAGCCATGAATTAAGTACCATCACCTTGGCATACATGTATTCCATCTCCATGTCAAGTTTTAGGTTATCTGCTAATGCAGTACTCGAAGGACACATTTCTACCTCTGTTGCTTCATGTCAGTGGCGAAAGCTACAGTTCCAGTACATAGTTATTCAGCTTAACTTCTTGTTCTATCAAAAGTAAAATTTGTGTCTATATCCAGGGCTTTAAGGAAAGAATCTTCCATCCCTGCTCAAGACTTGATCTTCCTATGAGAACTTCAGAGAGCTATCAGCAAGTTTCTCATTTCTTCACGTTCAAGGACACCATGCCTTGATCCAACAGATTTATTATATTGTGCagcaataaaccacaaaaatctAATAAGAACAGACAACTGCTACTACATTTAAGGATATTTGACTGAAGGTCATCTGAGCAGATTACTGTTGGAGTAAAATTCAAGAACTGTGTTGATGTCTTATTACCATAGAATATGAACATACGCCCTGGAAAGAGAAGAACGAGACATCAGAGTTTTCAGGTCATGTAATTGCATTGAACTACTCATGCTTCAATTCCCTAACAAATTGTCTTTCTACCTTTctttaaaaccacttttaagaacaaaatacaGTTTACATGGTTTATCTCACCAACACATTCACATTTCAAAATGCAGCAATTTAACCAAGCCATTAGATTTCTCCTACAGTAGCTGTCACAAAGGCAGTTAAATCATCAGTGAAGTCTTTCAATTGTTGGAGAATTTTGTTAACATGCTACTATGTCACCAAGAGTTTTACAGAAAGGGAGAAGCAAGAAATTCTATTGCTAGCCTGTGTTCAAATTCTATCTCCTTCCTAGATGGTTCCAGTATCCTGTGCATTCAATCTCATCTGAAATGTATTGTGTTTCATATCATAACAATAAGCCATACTGCAAGATATAAATTTTGAGAAGAATGGTGCTTTATAAACCTGGCTGCACCAGCCATACAAACAGGCAGCATGAGCTGGAATGCTGGAGCTTAACACCCCTATTTCATATCAGCtaccaaaacaataaaaaaaattcaaggaaGCAAGAGCCCACACAAAAGCCAGGGATGCACAACAGTGGGAGCTGTAAAACAGCTTAGGCCTATAATGCTATTTCCCTCTTCAGTAGCTGAAAAGTGAGTCCTGTCTGGAATATCATGCTAGCATTGTGATTGATAATGCAGACAGCCAACCACAGCACTACAGATCTTACCCAGGTTCTGTCGAAATTCAGATTTCAAGCCAATTTGTAGCAACTGATTTTCAAATAAGACTCCATTATTTTTACACACAAACCtaggggaagagagggaaaacatgttttaaattgAGCCACATTAAACAATATTTAGAACCACAAAAATCAGGGTTTACACAGAGGATGAAGATTGCGGTTAACCTAGAATGCATCAATCTGTGAGAGAGGCCTTTGCAGAAAACTGCAGTTAGAAAAGACAATTTTACATCCAGAACCACCACTTGTAGGACACTAAAAGaactgacatttttatttgataGGCTGTCTGAGAAACTATGAAGGAAACCACAATATGCtatatgcacacacactgtCTAATAAAGGACCAGGcaacaggatttttctttttagtctgGAGAACTTCTGAAACTCATTAGGTTTGTGCAGAATTGAAAAGTTTGAAGCTTTGACTGTTtaaacctgaaagaaaaaaaccctccttgTTTTATCATTTCTGTATCACCTAAGCCAACTAGAGAtgtacattttccattttgagaGAGGAAGCCCATTCTCCAGTGATCTCAGTCCTTTCTATCATCCTTCACTTAAAAGTGGTCAGCAAACATCTGCCTTTGGCATCCAAGGCACTTAAAACACATTCCCAAATATTAGTACTTTTGACTGGTactctgttttttatttatttccaaatagTTGCAAAAACTTAACATACAACTGGCATTGCCTCATTTTAGAGCAGTGTGTGATAGCACTGACTTGTAAAGAAGACTCTAACCTGTGTATTCATGAGCCTGTCACAAAATCCACAGCATCCACAGAGGTGTTCTAGTCACAAGTCTGACAGTACATGTTTCTCTAGTCTTGCTGGTATTAAGTTAATGAACAATATAGTTTTGCTTTATAACTATATTCTGGAAATTGCCCAGCCTTGCAAGGTTTTAGTATTGCTTACTTGTGAAAAAGCTCATCAGCATCATGCACAGTATCAGCTGGTTCCTCAGAAACTACCTCAGATGAAGCCAGGTCAGGGCTAGTTCAGGCAGCACAAAGGAAGAAAGGCAGTAGCGACAGAGACAGCAGGAGTTAGTAAAGACAGCTTAGAGCTTAGTTACTTCTTTTACCTCCTTCCTCAAAAATGGCACTGCTGAGCTTAATGCACGAGAAATTGATTAGCTGCCCTAGCTCAGTACCCTAGAAAGGTTTTAGGCATTAGGCAATGTTTTCCCCCacttctctcccccatcccaccctgaCTGTTAGAAAACAGCAATCCTTCACGAAGACAGCTGAAGGTGTTCAGTAAATGTAAACCTCTTACAGAACCAAGTCCTTTCAGGTGTTTAACTGTGTCAGCAAAAGTGTTTTAAGTTGAAAATCAAAAAGGTAAGCTGCATATTGACTACTACAAAGGTGTGCTTAAAAGCAGAGGCCTCATCAACCTTAGACACCCTTCTAATTACAGGTGCACAATCAGTACCTAAAAACACACAAGTATTAAGCATAGGCAAGAGtacacaggcacacagagaaTGACTTACCCAAGCAACAGATTAGAAACAAAAGTGACAACAGCACTaagaaaaggcaggaaactGTAAAAAGCAACTTCTCAGTATCATTAGAGAAGCATTTAATAATCTACAGAAAGATCAAGGAGTTGGGCATTGCTATACTTTcttctgcagagagagaaaactctTTTTATGTAACATTTGCTTAGGAAACTACTAGCATTGGTTCCTCTTTGTaccctcttaaaaaaaaagcatgaacaAGCTTGTGTAGCTTCCTAAAGCCCTGGTTTTGTGTTGTATGATCAAGTATCACTACTGACCTTCCAGCAGAAGCACAGGATCAAGTATTAATCACTGCAAACCTGCAACAATGCATTGCCCAATATAAAATTTTGATGAAAGTGCCAATGATCCAGGCAGATCAGTTCCCCTAATTGTCTTTTATATTAAGATGCACTGAAAATTTGTTGTGCCAACATTCAAAATTTGGTCCTTGAAAACAGTAATATATTCTTATCCAGAAAGACAACTGATCTTAAagacattctgtgattttatgccGTTCATTCCCAAAAATTTAGCCAAATAACATTTGAGAGTAGCCACACGGACTTTTAATAATAATGGGTTAATAACACATTGTAGCTACACTGCACTTACTAATGTAATTGTAGTATCaaatccccttaaaaaaaaaaaaaaagaaaacgaCTTGTTCTTTATCCCCCTTTTCACACCCCTTTGTCAGACAGTAGAACAACTGAAGTGTAGCATTAAAATCTGGGAAGCAGTATCCTGGATACAATCCATCTCactgtttcagcagcagcttgcCGTAAGTGGAGAGACAAGAAtactttattaaaagaaaataagaataaatgtATTCATATCAGGACAGATAACCCCCACTTCAAGATGTATGGAGATGCACAAGCAGCTTAATtcaacaaagcagcaaaaccaacaTGAAAACCAGACACTACTGTGTGGCAAATATCCTCAGGTTGAGTACTACAGGCTCAGTTTTTCCATTAGAAGAGATATTCAATAAAGACAGCACATCCAGCAGTGTCCAAGAACACCTCTCTTGCTGCAAAACTACCACCCAGGAATGCACTTAATATGctggaacaaaaccaaaagttaTGTGTGTTTTTCCTTCAATCTTGTTTCAACAGACAAATTCTCCTTCAAATTCCTTTCAGGGTGACTTAATTACCTCGCAAAGTTGTCATCAGAACCAGGAGCAAGAGGTGCAACTGCAGAAGCTGAATCTGAAAATACATCCACGAGCAGGCTACCACTAGAGGAAGGTGGGGGAGCTGAATTGGTGACAGGGGCAGCACCCAGACCCAGCAGATCCGCCGATGGAGAAGGAGTAGACTAAGGAAGACAAGACACTCCGGTGTTACACTGCAACAAAACTACAACAAAGCTGTCTCGTTTGCATAGACAAATAAGCTATGGCACAGTgcctctccccaccccaaatcaAGGTTTGAATGGATGTAAAAGGGTTcacaaatgcagcagctgccacgCTGAATTTCAACTTAAGGTCATTTACAggtgtggttttctttttttcctttgaagagaGTTATGTCCATCTAAccattaaataaaagcaaaaccaaaattcatCTGTCTAAAATCTggttctgcagaagaaaaatgacaaagaTGACagtttttccccccttctcttttcccattaGTTTCAAGGGAAAGTAAGTATTGTAGGGAATAAAATTCCCATGTTGCTTTTCTTTCGTGAAGAATCCATCAAGAAAGCAAGTGGCTTTTACACAAAGCTAAATCACAGGTCATCACAGCATCTTTAAAATTGACTATCAGTTTAATCCTGGGTTTTTGAAGCCTAGCAAATCTTAGAAAGAATGCAAACCCAACCAGCAAAAATAGCAGAGCCTGTAGCCAGTTCAAGCTGCAAACACTAGAGGAAGAGACAAGATGTTTGAAGTGTTTTGTCCTCAAATAGAACAAATCAAGCAGCCAGGACACAGAATCATGCAACAGAGGCTGCATATATCTGCCCAAGTCGCATGCAAGTACAAAGCACAGAGTGTTAATCAAAATGGCCATGTATTAGACATTAGCAGCTTCCACTATGCGAGATAATCTGAGGATGAGTCATGAGATGCATTTGGATGAATCTGAAATCTTGTTTTTGTAAGCCAACTCCAAGTTATCATTTACTCCATACTGCCAAAAGACTTTAAGCAGCCAATCATTAAGACCAACTAAAAACAAAGTATGGACCTCAAATTTCTTAACATTTTTGCAATCCAAACGAGACAAAGCCACTGGTGAAGGTAACACTGTGCAGTTTGTTACATGGCCACAACCCATAAAGTGAAGCTCGTAAAGCACAATGCAGTATTAACTGCCAGTCACTTCAATTTGGCATTCAAAGAAAATTTTGCAACTTTTCTGCTGGAAAGAGATTTCTTCCAGTCAAAACTGTTGCACTTGGAGTAGCTACTCTTATACACTGCAGTGACTAAGTAGTAAATTATTATGCTATAACAAACTGGGCAGGGAGCATGCTACAGTATTTCCTTCTCTAGATAATCTTCAATGGCATGTTAAATCTAATTACAGGTTATTCTAGGcattaaaaccagaaagaaatattACATTATGGGAAAAATTGATCCTACCAGCTTTAACTGACAATAAAATGAGAAGTTTcagctcagaagaaaaaaatcatgtggACTTGTCAAGCACAACAGAACTCAAATAGTACTGTCAAATAAAAAGTAACAACTTTATATTAAGGACATCCTGATGAAGCTAAGTGTTGTCCACTTCTATTAAAAACAATAGCCCGAAACAAGATGCAAAACAACATGTtagacaaagcagaaaaaacaggTGATATTCTGAAATTCAAGTTAACGCCttttaaatatgattttatAAACCCACCCTCAGTGCAATTTCATCAACAAGGACCTTCACATCTCTAAAGTAACAGcaacatttttcaaataacaACGTAAAAGGGAGTTTTATAGACTGCAGACAGTTCGTCCCCACTTACGTAagatttccaaaggaaaactgCATCCAACCATGCAGCAAggggaaagcagctgtatgTCCCCTGCTTTACAGCAAACACCCACAGCCTTAAGTTTCAGGTGGGAGGttttaaatccccaaaaagcCACTTTATAAAACCAGCCTTTTCTCACTTGCACACCATCTAAATTAGTGAAATAACAGCTTTTAAACTCACAACAACACTGGCATTGACAGAGGCAGGTTCAGCACTTCCATTCATATCAGAGCTCCTCTCCTTTTTGATCTCTTCCAGGTCAGTAACTGTGCCTGggcctttcttcttcttcagttTAGCCAAAATGGAAGATTCCCTCTCTGGAAAGGGAGGCATTTCTTCCAACACTGTAGCCTTACCATAGAATAAAAAAGTATTAGTtaaacttcagagaaaaagccaaacaagCTTCTGAGTCTTTGAAGAGACACACCCTTATAGATTGcataaagcaaaagcagaagtaGTTAcccacacagaaaattattatgCAGTTTACTGTAGTGAGGGATTGATtgcttttttgaaagaaaaaatgctttaaaacttTCTGAAGTCCTTCCAGAGCACTTGGTTAAGAAAACAGGAGCGTATCACTTCTCTGAAACAGTgctattaaattttaaaaaagaaaatttaaataattagaTCACAGCAGACCTAAGGGTCCTTAAATCAAGCAGACCTAGGCCTAAACCACAGAGAATACTCAAGTTTCTACCCAGACCTAAGCATTTATTAGATGTCAAAACCAAATGTGCAACGCCCTGCTCAGACCTGAGAGCACCAGGTTAAATCACTGAAATTCTAGAGataaaaaattacacttttccTGCCCACCACCAGGTAAGTCCTCAAAAGAAAGCCCCAGCCTTTTGGTATCTAAATTCTCTAGGAGCCTCTATTGTGCCAGCTTTCCCTGGCTTCTCTGCTCCAGATTAACATGTCTTAATGGTCATATGTCCCACTACAGCAATAACAACTTGGAATTTAGCTCTAAATTAAAGATGACTACAGCAGAATTAAGAAGACTAAAAGAGTCAGCATCCATATTGTAATGCTGAGATTTCTGAGCAATCAGGTAAGGTTTAGTTGAGTTTAACTTCCTGACAGAGTACTgcataataaagaaaataaacctttatACCTACCAGTATATCAGTACTAGCAATAGTACTGAGCCTCAAATACTcaacagctctctgctgcagctcaacATCTGCATTCTTTAGCTGACTGTCACTGCGCAGCACATCTTGAATTGTAGTTTTGATTTCTGGAAACAGGTTCACAAACTTGATGTAGGTAGACAGAAGCAGAGCTCGGGTAGGAACACTACACAGATGAAACTTGGAATGTAGCAAGTTGAACTGGATGAGGGGActtgaaagaaggaaaaagaaatttcttcagtttttgtaGATATGATAATCCTCATTATTGCATTATTAACAAGAGCTGAATGAGTTGTTAACTAGCCTTTAGGAATGCTAGGAATTAAATTCTTTACAAAAACCATTACTACTTCAATTCAGTATTTTAGAAGGTATTTTACCTTGATCTTGGATCACCTGCTATCAGATTTCCAAATTCTCCCAAGATGTAGCCACCTACTTTTACAAGATTCTCGTGGCATGCTGGAGCTTGAAGGGCCTGTAACACATTAATAATTATTGATATGCAATGTACAAAAAGAACCATCTTTTCTGTCACTTCCATTCCCTGTTTCTCATCTACTTTCCTCCAAGAGCAGACTGTGGATCTAGGCACTACAGAGTGCTTATGAGAAAACCATCATGGGTGGTATGATTTCACAGAAGACTCTAATGTGAGTATTACTTGATTAAGAGCATTCTTAGGCCCATCTAGCAGTACTGTGGACTTTTGATAACAGATAGAGCTCCTTAAGTTTCCCCTGTTATGTCACGTGGTGCTTCCTTAATTCTTAGCTCATTTTGAAAGGGAATTGAAAACAGTTACTCTTACCTCAAACACAGTCTTTGCTGCATATCCTTGCACATCATCCCTGTTGATGACAATCTGAATAACTCGGTACCACACTTCTTCACTGACATAGTCACCAGCAATGCGAATGAGATTCAGGATTGTATCCACATACCAGGTGTAATCCACTGCATACTTCTCAGCTAGAATTGCAACCTTCAGAACCTGAGCACACAAAACAGATCACAGAAAGTTGACTAGCTTTTACTACGAGCTGTATACACCTGGTGATGCCCCACACTGGCCCAGAAGCCTCAGTTTCAGATGGATGAGCTTGTTCACTTGTTCCCACAGCTAAGGTGAAAGGAGAACATTGAAATGCTGTGCCAGAATACAGCACTTGCCAAGCACATATTGCTTTCCCCATAATGCATTCAAGTATGTTGTATCTTTGTAACTTTCCAATTGTGTACCTAAGTGATCAAGAGCAATTTatagaacatttttttgtttgctagAAAAACACCGTCTAAACTACCACTGAGACAGGATCAAATAGGAAATTGGAAACCTctcaaaaaaaggcaaaagaaaactcAAGATAGCAGAGGCAAATAGAGTCACCAAAGCACAGCTGACTTTTTCAGGTCATACTCAGATTTCTGCATCCTGAAGCAAACAATCAGCTTCAGGGGAGACTCCAAAAAGTTTATTATCAGTTGCATTTGCTACTCTTAAAAGAACAGGTCAATATGAGGGAACAGAATGAAATTCTCACTATATGCCAAGTCAGGGGACATTGCCAACAGCAACCAGACAGCACAAGAGGTAAATCAACAGTGTACTACACATTCACTTCTCCAAGCAAGGGACTTCAGCACCTAAGCTAAATAACTACTCTAAGTACAAGTTTTGTTTACCATCCTAAAAAGGTTGAAGTTGAGTATTTCAACTTTTATTCTACTAGTAGGAAGAGGATAAATATCAGGCCTCTTAGCTGATTAGAAGGTATTGGTTTTGGGAACCCTTAGACTGAACATTCTCAGGGCATACAAAGTTCTACCTACAAATAAGCATTCACCACTAATGTTTGAAGCTAGTGAACAATTGACTAGAGTAGGACCTAACCCTCAGATGTAGAGAATGTGTTAGTGGCTCACAtataaaattcattttgctttctatATACACTGTCCTGAGGCCAagatcagcttttaaaattcttaagtTTCCAAGGtttcccccctgccccctgGATTAGTTGAACCTAAATTCTTTGCTATTACACTACAAAGTtaggagttttttgtttgttttagtagTTTtctctagggttttttttttaagccccAATGAAAAGCAATCTCTATCACAGACCATGCAGCATCCTAAtcaataaattatatttatggtACCAAATCCAGctacaaaacaaatatttaaggaaaacacCAACAGCTTACAATTTCTTCTCTAATGGAATAATCAGCAGTCTCCAGATAATTGAGCATTTCAGCCACAATCTGCTGGGCATTGCTTCGGTCACACATTGCATACAGGAGATCTACAGCTCTTTGTCGTACACTCACATCTCTTTCAGTCTGCAAAAAGACACAAAGGTCAAGATGATTTCATCTTTGCTTGGAAAGTACACACAACTTAAGAGACGAAACCTAGTATAATACACGgtgaaatttaaaacaaatgaatttGCGTAATTTTTCAGATGCAGAATGAACTCAGATATACCCTTTATATAAGCTGTTTCTTATactatttctcattttcagtcaCCTAGGAAAAGCTCAGTGGAGACTTAGCTTCCTGCTTTTAAAGACTATCACAAAAATTCAAATCatcaggttttgtttctgtagtGCACTTATTCAAATCTATGCAGGTGCTGAAAGAATGGACGAGTTTGTACAGAACACTTCAGTATTACGCAGAGTAGGGTGGGTGAATTTGTAGTATACTATGCACTGAGTAACTGGTACCAGTGGCCACAAATGCACCAATAACTGGCTGAAATTGTTAAATTGTTACAAGGCCAATGAGCATTTAGCTACCTGCAGGTTTAGTGTCAGGCATGCCTTGTAACAACTGAAGTCCAGCTAgaacaaatacatattttgaaCTTAGACAAATGTGTATGTGCTACAGCACAAacttggaagaaaacaaagcatttcaaCATCCAAGTATGCAAGTACATTTACATGCAAATCAGTCTTACTCTTTTGACTTCTGCTTTGTCACATAAACATGGCCTGGGATTATGTCTTTCTGGCTTCTGGTCTTTACAATTCTGTAATGCAAGCTGATCTGCTCTACCATTCCCCATGAGCTAATACAGCAACACAAcaataaaactgttttctcaTCATTCTCAATTTTgaaattccacatttttaaacaattattCATCTTCAGCCTACACTTGGGCAGATACCAGTGTTACAGGGGACACAGCTTCAAGTATCAGATTTACCAGCAAAGTGCAAAATCAACAAAAGCTGACCACTGTAATTACCAGCACAGCAAGATTTTGCTGGATTGAGGTAAACTGAGGTAGACATCAAAGAATAATTCATTTGATTCCTAAGTATTATTAACTTAACTGGGGACAAGGAGCTTGGGGCAGTGGGGGAGAGGGCACTGAGGCAGGGGAGAAGACAACACTTACAACCAGACCACACACTTCCAATATTTACCTTCAATGCATTGATAACTGTTTCTATGTGTGTTTTCACAGCCTCATGTGAGAATTCAGAGCTGGCAAGCGTGCACATGCTTTCCAGTGCTAGGTAACGCAAATTAGTTTCTCGGTGCTGCAAGAACTGACCTAGCTGGTTACAGGCACGGACTAGCAGGTTTGGCTCACTGCACAGAACAGGAGAGAAAGTGAAAGGGTTAAAAGCAACAGGTTTGAGAACACTCAATTCAGAATACTATTTCTGCAGTGGAGATTTCTTAAAATGCTTCAAAGTGTCTGCTAGAATGCTTTGCTAGTGAAATGCAAATTCAGATACTGTGAGCAAATAATCTCTGTTGGATTAGAGCAGTGGGGTCAATACAAAACATCAAataaagaagcagcaaaacccaaagCTACACAGCTCATGAACACTGTTCAGTGACATTGCTGTGGTTATGTTCCAATCCAGCGAGCAACTTTGTGTTCTTTTCCCCTTCACTCCCTCCCACATTAAAATCTGATTAACTGTTAAAGACATAGCCCCATCTTTTCACTTTAAAAGCCCCTCTGATAACAGTATTGTCCCAGCTCACCTGTCATGATGTATAATTAAGCTTATTGCCTCGAACAGGACAGCATTCTTTGCATTTGAGTGTTGAACCTTCTTTGACTTTGGTGGCTCCTGTGCTTTGTTGAGGATGGTTTCCAGGCATTCTGTCAGACGGCCACGTACCGCAGGGTCTTCTGGAGAACAATGAGCCGTTGGACAACTTCATTTTGCTCCAAACCCTAATCCCTACCTTAGGTTTTCCCCTGGCTGAATCCAAATTAACTAAATTATTCTGAGACATTAAAAGCATTTACACTCCCCAACATACACGTGGGAAAAGAACTCCAAGCCACAGTTCTATTTGGGTgagaagaaaagacaaacaaTCTGTACTACAATATACTTGGAGGCTTTAATATAGTTGATAGtattaatgaatatttaaaatggcAGCTGCCAATGATTTGTAAAATGCACACTGGTTAGacattttgttaaaattaaacacaacaTAACTCAAAAGGCCAAGTACCTTAGAGCTACTAGAAACACTCAGGAGTACAAACTTCAGTGTCTTTACCTTAAGACAATGTGCTTGCATTCCAAGCTATGGTAACACTGCAGTGCAGTAGCTCTTTGGAGCCAGTGTACTGCGTAAGGGAGATGACCAGTGCTGTGATGTGTGCATTACCTGGAGGCGGATAGCACTGTAACAGCCTCAGAAGTTTCACAGATAGCCAGGGAGCAGGAACAAAGTAATATGTGTAGTCCTGAAGGTCTGTTGATGCAGAAGTTACAATCTGTAAAACAAACAGCCAGCATGTCAGCTGCTGAAGTTGATTCACAAGCTTCAAAAGGACCCAAAGAACACTGTAGGTCACCTCTGACAGAAGCTTAAAAAACTGTGTCACTAGCAATGTCTAGTTCAGTAGATTAATTAGGTGCAAGCTGTCATCCTATGAGTACACCACAGTAAATGCTACTAATGGACATCCAGTTTTGTAGATACAGAAGTCTAGACAGTCTCTTCTGAAAGCCTACTCGCTTTTGTAAAGAATGAAGACAACCATCTTGTAACATCAAAATGTTTAACCAGAAGTTAGACTTTCTCTGTTCTAGCAGTTCACAGATTCAGCGAGCAGTCTGCTGGCTGCTGACACGTGAGCCTGCAATTCAAGTACAAGATGCTATGACAGACAGACCTAAAGCAGAAGGATCAACTAACACCTTCAGTAGCATCCatacagcaaagcaaaaaagagaTAGCATTCACAGAAGAAGTTTATATGCATAATGAAATGTGGCAAGGATTAGATTAGATTGCCCCTCTTAATAGATTAATTTT
The DNA window shown above is from Camarhynchus parvulus chromosome 5, STF_HiC, whole genome shotgun sequence and carries:
- the AP2A2 gene encoding AP-2 complex subunit alpha-2 isoform X1: MPAVSKGDGMRGLAVFISDIRNCKSKEAEIKRINKELANIRSKFKGDKALDGYSKKKYVCKLLFIFLLGHDIDFGHMEAVNLLSSNRYTEKQIGYLFISVLVNSNSELIRLINNAIKNDLASRNPTFMGLALHCIANVGSREMAEAFAGEIPKILVAGDTMDSVKQSAALCLLRLYRTSPDLVPMGDWTSRVVHLLNDQHLGVVTAATSLITTLAQKNPEEFKTSVSLAVSRLSRIVTSASTDLQDYTYYFVPAPWLSVKLLRLLQCYPPPEDPAVRGRLTECLETILNKAQEPPKSKKVQHSNAKNAVLFEAISLIIHHDSEPNLLVRACNQLGQFLQHRETNLRYLALESMCTLASSEFSHEAVKTHIETVINALKTERDVSVRQRAVDLLYAMCDRSNAQQIVAEMLNYLETADYSIREEIVLKVAILAEKYAVDYTWYVDTILNLIRIAGDYVSEEVWYRVIQIVINRDDVQGYAAKTVFEALQAPACHENLVKVGGYILGEFGNLIAGDPRSSPLIQFNLLHSKFHLCSVPTRALLLSTYIKFVNLFPEIKTTIQDVLRSDSQLKNADVELQQRAVEYLRLSTIASTDILATVLEEMPPFPERESSILAKLKKKKGPGTVTDLEEIKKERSSDMNGSAEPASVNASVVSTPSPSADLLGLGAAPVTNSAPPPSSSGSLLVDVFSDSASAVAPLAPGSDDNFASPDLASSEVVSEEPADTVHDADELFHKFVCKNNGVLFENQLLQIGLKSEFRQNLGRMFIFYGNKTSTQFLNFTPTVICSDDLQSSLNLQTKPVDPTVDGGAQVQQVVNIECVSDFMEAPILNIQFRYGGTFQNLSVKLPITLNKFFQPTEMSSQDFFQRWKQLSNPKQEVQNIFKAKHPMDAEITKAKIIGFGSALLEEVDPNPANFVGAGIIHTKTTQIGCLLRLEPNLQAQMYRLTLRTSKEAVSQRLCELLSEQF
- the AP2A2 gene encoding AP-2 complex subunit alpha-2 isoform X3 produces the protein MPAVSKGDGMRGLAVFISDIRNCKSKEAEIKRINKELANIRSKFKGDKALDGYSKKKYVCKLLFIFLLGHDIDFGHMEAVNLLSSNRYTEKQIGYLFISVLVNSNSELIRLINNAIKNDLASRNPTFMGLALHCIANVGSREMAEAFAGEIPKILVAGDTMDSVKQSAALCLLRLYRTSPDLVPMGDWTSRVVHLLNDQHLGVVTAATSLITTLAQKNPEEFKTSVSLAVSRLSRIVTSASTDLQDYTYYFVPAPWLSVKLLRLLQCYPPPEDPAVRGRLTECLETILNKAQEPPKSKKVQHSNAKNAVLFEAISLIIHHDSEPNLLVRACNQLGQFLQHRETNLRYLALESMCTLASSEFSHEAVKTHIETVINALKTERDVSVRQRAVDLLYAMCDRSNAQQIVAEMLNYLETADYSIREEIVLKVAILAEKYAVDYTWYVDTILNLIRIAGDYVSEEVWYRVIQIVINRDDVQGYAAKTVFEALQAPACHENLVKVGGYILGEFGNLIAGDPRSSPLIQFNLLHSKFHLCSVPTRALLLSTYIKFVNLFPEIKTTIQDVLRSDSQLKNADVELQQRAVEYLRLSTIASTDILATVLEEMPPFPERESSILAKLKKKKGPGTVTDLEEIKKERSSDMNGSAEPASVNASVVSTPSPSADLLGLGAAPVTNSAPPPSSSGSLLVDVFSDSASAVAPLAPGSDDNFARFVCKNNGVLFENQLLQIGLKSEFRQNLGRMFIFYGNKTSTQFLNFTPTVICSDDLQSSLNLQTKPVDPTVDGGAQVQQVVNIECVSDFMEAPILNIQFRYGGTFQNLSVKLPITLNKFFQPTEMSSQDFFQRWKQLSNPKQEVQNIFKAKHPMDAEITKAKIIGFGSALLEEVDPNPANFVGAGIIHTKTTQIGCLLRLEPNLQAQMYRLTLRTSKEAVSQRLCELLSEQF